The Rhodococcus rhodochrous DNA window CGGCACGTGGCTCGCACTGCACCAGGTGACGCTCACGATCGACGGCACGTCGCTCGGCGTGCTGCCGCTGCTGCCCACCGCGGTTCTGGTGTGGCAGGCGGCGCGGGGATGCGCGTCCGCGGCCGACGCGCTCGTCGAGAACAGTGGGTATGCCCTCGATCGTCAGGACGTCTCGCGCATCACCGTCGCCGTCCTCGCCGGCCCGCTGCTCGTGACCGCGGCGTCGCTGATCGTGCTGCAGGATGCGGCGAGCGTGCTGCCGGTGACGCCTCCGAATGCAGCTGCCGCGCTCACGTGGGTTACCGGCATCTACCTCGTCGCGGCCCTCATCGGCATCGGCTCCCGTGTGTGGAAGCCGCTGGTGCGGTACTACTCGGCGCCCGATTGGCTCGTGCTCGCCTTCCGTCCGGCGCTGCGGGTGCTGCTGGGGATGTTCGCCCTCGGCGGGGTGGTGGTCGTCGCGGGACTGCTGTGGTCGTGGAACGTCGTCGGTGAACTGCTCGCGCGCGGGGACCACTGGACCGGTGTGCTGGGTCTGACGGTGATGTCGATCCTGTACCTGCCCAACGTCATCATCGGTGCCGCGGCCGTCCTGGCGGGCAGCACCGTGCACTTCGGCGACATCCACCTGAGCCTGTTCGAGGCGACGGGCGGCGACCTCCCGGCGCTGCCGGTGCTCGCGGCGGTCCCCACGGGCCCGGCCGCAGCGTTCTGGCCGGTGCTGCTGGCCGTTCCGGCGACGATCGGTGCGCTGCTCGGACGTTTCGCCGCGCAGCGAACCCTGCAGGCGAAGGCCGACGGTGCCCCGGTGGGCAGCGCCGACGCTTCATGGACGGTGCTCGCTGCCGCAGCGGGCGCCGGACTCGTCACGGCGCTGGCGACCTGGGTCGCGGGCGGCCCGCTCGGCGTCTTCGGCACGGTCGGCGCCAACTGGTGGCTCGCCGGAATCCTCGTCTTCGCCTGGTGTGGCCTGCTCGGCATCATCACGGCCCAGCTGCTCGTATGGCGCGAAGGTCGACTGGCCGCGGCGGCATTGCGCGCCGACACCGAGGTGGCCGAGGAGACCCCGGAGGACGCGGCGGACGCGGCCGACGCGACCGAGGCCGACGACACCGCTGATGCAGGAGCCGACACAGAACTCGAGGCGCCCGAGGGCGAGACCCCGGCACTCGAGGCTCCTGTGGCAGAGGACGCCGATGACGCGGATGCCGACGACGAGGAGGAATCCTCGGTCGAGGACACCACCGCCGCCGAGCGCGAGGTCGCAGAAGTCGACGGGGACGAAGCCGCCGCAGTCGAGGAGGACGAGGCTGCCGAGGACGACGCGGAGAGCCTCGAGGACGATGCGGACGCCGACGACGTCATCGACGCCGAGGTGGTCGAGGTGGTCGACGAGGATGACGCCGAGGACGAGGGCGAGCCCGACGAGGAGGTCGCGAACAAGGCCGAAAAGGGCGCCGACTAGGCTCTCCTACGGCCGGTCGATCGGCCGACCCACCTCGACTTCACAGGAGTGGACCCTGACTGCCTCGCGTGACCAGCTGCCGCCCACCGCGCCGGCGCGGCTCGTCGTCCTCGCCTCGGGCACGGGCAGCCTCTTGCGTTCGCTGCTCGACGCCACCCGGACCGACGGATATCCCGCGACGGTCGTCGCTGTCGGTGTCGATCGCCAATGTCCCGCCGAAGGGCACGCCGCCGACGAAGGCATCCCGTCGTTCCGCGTCGCGTTGCGCGACTTCGAGGACCGCACTTCGTGGGACCGCGCGCTGACCGACGCGGTCGCCGCCCACGAACCCGACCTCGTGGTGTCCGCGGGCTTCATGAAGATCCTGGGTTCGGCCTTCCTCGAGCGGTTCGCCGGCCGCATCATCAACACTCATCCCGCGCTACTGCCGTCGTTCCCCGGCGCGCACGCCGTTGCCGACGCCCTTGCCTACGGCGTCAAGATCACCGGTTCGACGGTGCATCTCGTCGACGGGGGCGTCGACACCGGCCCGATCCTCGCGCAGGAAGCCGTGCAGGTGCTCGACGACGACGACGAGGACACCCTGCACGAGCGCATCAAGGTTGTGGAGCGACGGCTGCTGGCCGAGATGGTCGCCGCCGTCGCCACCCGTGGAGTTGTTTCCGATGGACGAAAGGCCGTGATCCCCGGTGACCGAACGTAAGACTGTGCGCCGCGCGCTGGTCAGCGTGTACGACAAGAGCGGGCTGGTGGAGCTGGCGACAGGGCTCCATGCGGCAGGTGTCGAGCTGGTCTCGACCGGCTCCACGGCCAAGACCATCGCCGACGCAGGCGTGCCGGTGACGAAGGTCGAGGAACTGACCGGCTTCCCCGAGTGCCTCGAAGGCCGGGTGAAGACCCTGCACCCGCGCGTGCACGCCGGCATCCTCGCCGACACCCGCAAGCAGGACCACCTCGACCAGATCGCCGATCTGGGCATCGAGACGTTCGAGCTCGTCGTCGTGAACCTCTACCCGTTCACGCAGACGGTCGCCTCGGGTGCGAGCCCCGACGAGTGCGTCGAGCAGATCGACATCGGTGGCCCGTCGATGGTGCGTGCCGCGGCGAAGAACCACCCGTCGGTTGCGGTCGTCGTCGACCCGGCCGCCTACGGTGACGTGCTCGCCGCCGTCGAGGGTGGCGGTTTCACCCTCGAGCAGCGCAAGCGTCTTGCCGCGCAGGCGTTCCAGCACACCGCCGCCTACGACGTCGCGGTGGCGAGCTGGATGAACAGCGGCTACGCGGCGCCCGAGGGCGACGAGTCGCAGTTCCCGGCGTGGACCGGCGCGACCTGGACCCGCGCGAACGTCCTTCGCTACGGCGAGAACCCGCACCAGGCCGCGGCCTTGTACGTGAACGAGGCGGGCGAGCCGGGGCTCGCGCAGGCCGAGCAGTTCCACGGCAAGGAGATGTCCTACAACAACTACCAGGACGCCGACGCCGCTTGGCGCGCCGCGCACGACCACAGCGAGCCGTGTGTCGCGATCATCAAGCACGCCAATCCGTGCGGCATCGCGATCGCCGACGACATCGCCACCGCGCACCGCAACGCGCACGAGTGCGATCCGGTCTCGGCCTTCGGTGGCGTCATCGCCGCGAACCGTGAGGTGAGCGTCGAGATGGCCGAGCAGGTCGCCGAGATCTTCACCGAGGTGATCATCGCCCCGTCGTACGCCGACGGTGCCGTCGACGTGCTCTCCCGCAAGAAGAACATCCGCATCCTGCGCGCCGATTCGCCGAAGTCGGCTCCGGTCGAGATCCGTCAGATCTCCGGCGGACTGCTCCTGCAGGAGCGCGACGTGCTCACCGCGGACGGCGACTCCACCGCCAACTGGCAGCTCGCGTGCGGCGAGGCCGCCGACGAGGCCACGCTGCGCGATCTCGAATTCGCCTGGCGCGCATGCCGTGCCGTGAAGTCCAACGCGATCCTGCTGGCCTCGGGCGGCGCGACCGTCGGTGTCGGCATGGGTCAGGTCAACCGCGTCGACTCGGCGCGACTCGCCGTGACCCGTGCGGGCGATCGTGTCGCCGGATCGGTGGCCGCGTCGGATGCCTTCTTCCCGTTCGCCGACGGTCTGCAGGTGCTGACCGAGGCCGGCGTGAAGGCGATCGTGCAGCCGGGTGGCTCGGTGCGCGACAACGAGGTCATCGAGGCCGCTCGCGAGGCCGGCGTGACGCTGTACCTCACCGGCGCACGGCACTTCGCGCACTAGTCACGAACACCACGCGCGGCACCCGCGCGCACCGTCGCTCAGGCGGCGTGCGCGTGGGTGCCGTTGTCGTGTGCGGTGGGTTCGACGGTGCGCTTGCCGCGGCCCTCGGAGATGACCAGCTTGGCGGCGCCACGGTCGAGCAGTTCGCGGATGAGATCCGCGGAGGCGGCGCCGCTCTCGGTACCGCCGACCCGGCTCAGGTCGATGGTGATGGCGTGACCGGTGAGGTCGTCGGGCAGTTCGGTCGACACGGTGCCGCCGGATTCGATTCGCAGTTTCATGGTGTTTCTCCTGTCGAGGTGATCTTGTACGGGTCGCGGTCGGGGATAGAGAAAGGGCACCCGGGGCGTATGTGCCCCGAGTGCCCGAGAACGAGTCGTCGTGTGACTTCTATTCTCGGGATCGCTCCGCCGCGAAGTGGAAGAAGAAGTGAGAAAACGGTACGGAACAATCGGCTACGTACATGTGCTTGTATCGCATCGGACCGTACCTTTCTCATGTGAACCAGTTGGTTAACGGATGACCATACACGAACAACGCGGAATGGACATTTGTTATTTCCGCGTCGTCCGTGCGTAGGGGCGGGTGCTCAGCCCCTCAGCTTGTCGACCCAGGCCTCGAAACCGGACGTGAACTCGTCGGAGAAGGGCAGGTCGGCGACGTAATCGGCGCCCGTCGACTGCTGGTCGCCGATGTCCTTGAGGACGTGGTTGGTGCGTGTCATGCGCAGCGACGTCAGGCGGGTGTGGACGAGTGCCGCGTCGAGCGCGTCGACGTCCTCGACCCGCACCTGGATGTCCTTCGACGAGACCGCGGTGAGCACCGGCAGGTCGCCGGCGACCTGTGCGGCGAGCATCCGCGGATCGAGCGCGTCCTCCTCGGCGAGTGCCTTCGCGTTGGCGGGGACGAGCCCGGCGTTGCGCAGCGGCTCGGGGAGAGTGTCGCTGAGGGTGCCGTCGGCGCGGAGCGACTCGACCGCGCCGGTGAGCGCGACCCGCAGTTCGTCGGCGATCTGGACGGGAAGTTGTCCCGCGGCGACGACGGCGTCGAGCTGTGCGTCGATCTGGGCGGTCAGCAGGTCGAGCAGGCGCACGGCGAGCGGTTCGAGCAGGCCGAGTCCGGCGATCGAGTCGTTGTCCTGGGCGAGCGACAGCGCGATCAGCGCGCCTTCGCTGTGCCCGACGACGTAGAGCCGCTCCGGGTCGACCCCGCGCTGCGAACCGAGGAAGGCGAGCGCGTCGGCGGCACCGTCGATGAACGTCGAGAAGCCGAGATCGGCGACGTCGTCGACGCTGTACGGGCCGAGCCCGGTCACGCCGCTGCCGAACTTGTCGTACCGCAGGCTCGCGAAGCCCTTGCGTTCGAGCACGTCGGCGAGGTGCCGCAGGGTGCCGATCGATCCGGGGAGCAGTGCGCTGTCGCCGTTGCGGTCGGTGGGACCGCTGCCGGCGAGCAGCAGCACGGCGGGCACCGGACCCCTCATGGAGACGGGGACCCGCAGGCTGCCGTGCAGGGTCACGTCGCCGCTGGAAAAGGTGATCTCGGTGTCCGACATGTCATGTGTCTATCAGAAGTCGCCGGACCGACCCGTATCGAGGGCGCCGCGGTGTGGCGTCGGTTTCGTGCGCGACGAACGGGCCCGGCGCACCCTGCGGTAGCCCCGTACGCCGAGCCATCCGAACAGCGCCAGCAGCGGGACGACGAGCAGGGGAGCGAGCAACGCGATCAGCGACGTGACGAACGAGGTGACGCTCTCGACGATCGACAGCACCGGGTTGCCGAAACCGGCGGTGGTCGCCGTGCTCGCGACCCGCGTGCCCGTCTGCGCCGTGCTCACCGCCAGGGCGGTCGGGGCGCCGATGACGATGCCCGCGAGTGCCGCCATCGCGGGATCGAGGCTCGCGAAGGCCGCCCACGCCGCGAGCGCACCCGCGACCGGCCGGGTCACCGTGCCGAGGGCGGACAGTGCGTTGTCCACGAACGGCACGAGGTCGGCGACGACCTCCACGGCGGTGGCGATCGTCAGGGCGACGAGCGCCGAGGTGGACCCGAGCCACTGCATCGATTCGTTGAGGACGACCCCGAAGAGTTCGAAGTGGACCGCGGCCGACAGGAGCAGCAGCGGCAGGAAGGTGCGCAGCCCGGTGGCGGCCGCGAGCCCCAGCCCGAGCAGGGCCGCCAGGATCCAGGTGTCCATGCGGCGAGTGTAGGCGGACCGGTCGCGGGATCGCGGATGCCGAAACGGCGGTTCGGTCGTACCTTGGGTGAGGTGACGTCACCCACACCGCGCCCCTCCACGGTCGGCGAGCTCCGCGCCTCCGGCCACGTGCAACGGTCCGTCAAGGACGAGATCCGGCACAACCTGCTCGCTGCGCTGCGCGACGGTACCGATCCGTGGCCCGGCATCCTCGGTTTCGAGGACACCGTCGTCCCGCAACTCGAACGCGCCCTCATCGCCGGCCACGACGTGGTCCTGCTCGGCGAACGCGGCCAGGGCAAGACGCGCCTGCTGCGTACCCTGCCGCTGCTGCTCGACGAGTGGACCCCGGTCATCGCCGGCTCCGAACTCGGCGAGCACCCCTACGAGCCCATCACCCCGGCGTCGATCCGTCGTGCCGCCGAACTCGGCGACGACCTGCCCGTCGCGTGGCGGCACCGCAGCGAGCGGTACGCCGAGAAGCTCGCGACGCCCGACACCTCGGTCGCCGACCTCGTCGGCGACGTCGATCCCGTGAAGGTCGCCGAGGGTCGCAGCCTCGGCGACCCGGAGACGATCCACTTCGGTCTCGTGCCCCGCGCGCATCGCGGCATCGTCGCCGTCAACGAACTGCCCGATCTCGCCGAACGCATCCAGGTGTCGCTGCTCAACGTCATGGAGGAGCGCGACATCCAGGTCCGCGGCTACACGCTGCGTCTGCCTCTCGACGTGTTGCTCGTCGCGAGCGCGAACCCCGAGGACTACACGAACCGCGGTCGCATCATCACCCCGCTCAAGGACCGTTTCGGCGCGGAGATCCGCACGCACTACCCGACGCGGCTCGAGGACGAGATCGCCGTCATCGAGCAGGAAGCGCATCTGCAGTCCCGCGTGCCCGACTATCTCTTCGAGATCCTCGCCCGGTTCACGCGGTTGCTGCGCGAATCGACCTCCGTCGACCAACGTTCCGGTGTCTCGGCACGGTTCGCCGTTGCCGGTGCCGAGACCGTCTCGGCTGCGGCCCTGCACCGCGGTGCGGTCCTCGGTGAGGACGATCCGGTCGCGCGTCCCGTCGACCTCGGCACGGTCGTCGAGGTGCTCCGCGGCAAGGTCGAGTTCGAATCCGGGGAGGAGGGAAGGGAATTCGAGATCCTCGACCACCTCCTCCGGCGTGCCACGGCCGAGACCGCCCGCTCGCGGCTGGCGGGCGTCGACCTCGGGCCGCTGGTCGCCGCCGTCGAACAGGGCGATCCGGTGGTCACCGGTGAGCGGATCACTGCGAAGGTGCTGCTCGACGAACTACCCGAACTGCCCGTCCTCGACGCCGTTGCCGAACGGCTCGGTGCCACCGACACCGGAACCCGCGCCGCGGCAGTGGAACTCGCCCTCGAGGGTCTGTATCTGGCACGGCGCATCGCCAAGGACACCGGCGACGACGGCTCGGCGGTGTACTCCCGATGAGCAGGTCCGCCCGCTACGGTCCGTATACCGGGGGCGATCCGCTCGCCCCACCGGTGGACCTGCGCGACGCGCTCGCCGCGATCGGCGACGACGTCATGGCCGGCGCGTCACCCAAGCGCGCCCTGCGGGAGTTGCTGCGTCGCGGGCAGGACGGCATGCGTGGCCTCGACAAGCTTGCCGCGCAGACGAACCGGCGTCGACGTCAGCTGCTCGACCGCACCAACCTCGACGGCACTCTGCGCGAGGTGCGCGAGCTCCTCGACCGCGCCGTGCTCGAGGAACGCAAGGAACTGGCCCGCGCCCTCGACGACGACGCGCGGTTCGCGGAGATGCGGATCGAGGAACTGCCGCCGTCGACGGCGCAGGCCGTGCAGGAACTCGCCGACTACGACTGGCGCAGTGCGCAGGCCCGGCAGGACTACGAGAAGATCCGCGACCTGCTCGGCCGAGAGATGCTCGACCAGCGCTTCGCCGGGATGAAGCAGGCGCTCGAGCGGGCCACCGACGAGGACCGGCAACGCATCTCGGAGATGCTCGACGACCTCAACGAGCTGCTCGACAAGCACTCCCGCGGTGAGGACACCGAGGAGGACTTCGAGCAGTTCATGGCCGAGCACGGTGAGTTCTTCCCGGAGAACCCACAGAACGTGGAGGAACTGCTCGACTCTCTCGCACAGCGGGCAGCGGCGGCGCAGCGGCTGCGCAACTCGCTCACCCCCGAGCAGCGCGACGAACTCGATGCGCTCGCGCAGCAGGCGTTCGGATCCTCGGATCTGATGAGCCGGCTCGACCGTCTCGACGGCCACCTGCGTGCCGCACGTCCCGGCGAGGACTGGACCGGCTCCGAGCAGGTGCGCGGCGAACAGGGCATGGGTCTCGGTGAGGCCACCTCGGCGCTGCAGGAGCTGTCCGAACTCGACCAGCTCGCCGAGCAGCTGTCGCAGCAGTACGCCGGGGCGTCCCTCGACGACATCGACCTCGACGCGCTCGCCCGGCATCTCGGGCCCGAGGCCGCGGCCGATGCCCGTACTCTCGCCGAACTCGAGAAGGAACTGCAGCGGCAGGGCTTCTTCGACCGGGGTGCCGACGGGCAGTGGCGACTGTCGCCCAAGGCCATGCGCCGGCTCGGCGAAGCGGCCCTGCGCGACGTCGTCAATCGCATCTCGTCGCGTACGGGGCAACGCGAGTCGCGGCGGGCGGGTGTGCTCGGCGAACCCACCGGCGCCTCGAAGACGTGGGAGTTCGGCGACACCGAACCGTGGGACGTCGTGCGGACCCTCACCAATGCGACCCTGCGCAGTCCCGGCCTGCCGGTGCGGATGTCGGTGCAGGACGTCGAGGTGATCGAGACCGAACAGCGGACGCAGGCGGCGGTCGCGCTGCTCGTCGACACGTCGTTCTCGATGGTCATGGACGGTCGCTGGGTGCCGATGAAACGCACGGCCCTCGCGCTGAACCACCTCGTGTCCACGCGCTTCCGCGGGGATGCACTGCAGCTCATCGCGTTCGGCCGGCATGCCCGTGTGGTGTCGGCGCCCGAACTCGCCGGGCTCGACGGCGTCTACGAGCAGGGCACCAATCTGCACCACGCCCTGATGCTCGCGGGTCGTCATCTGCGTCGTCATCCCAACGCGCAGCCGGTGGTCTTCGTCGTCACCGACGGTGAACCCACCGCGCATCTCGAACCGGACGGCTTCGCGGCCTTCGACTACCCGCCGAGCGCACGCACTCTGGGGCTGACGGTGCGCGAACTCGACCACATTGCGCGGCTCGGCGCCCAGGTCACGATCTTCCGGCTCGGCAGCGATCCGGGGCTCGCGCGGGTCGTCGACGTGCTGGCGCGTCGCGTCGGGGGGCGGGTGGTCGCGCCCGACGTCGACGGTCTCGGGGCAGCGGTCGTCGCCGACTACGTGCGGGCCCGTCGGCGGTCGTAAGCACTCAGCGGCGCACCGATCTCCAGGTGGTCGTCGCGGCGGCGGACAGCAGGGCAGCGGTCACCCAGAAGATCGACGCGACACCGGCGACCCCGGCGATCGCGCCGGCGGCCATGGGCACCGCGACCTGCCCGAGACGGTTGCCGGTCAACCGTACGGCCAGCGCCGACGCGCGGTCGGACGGTGCGACGAGTTCGACGACCCACGTCATGGTCAGGGGTTGGCCGACGCCCCAGAACATTCCGCACACGGCGAGCAACGCGCCGATGACCCACGGGTTCGGCACGAGCGGCAGCAGCGCGACAGGCACGATGGTCCCGGCGGTCGCGGAGACGAGCAGCCACCTGCGCGGAATCCGGCGCAGCGCCCACGGCA harbors:
- a CDS encoding cell division protein PerM gives rise to the protein MTSTLGRSTRHVPTDDDSLDPERFRILLGTAARVPAVTLAVVATIVVTTMVVANSDLTGIYAAIAGTWLALHQVTLTIDGTSLGVLPLLPTAVLVWQAARGCASAADALVENSGYALDRQDVSRITVAVLAGPLLVTAASLIVLQDAASVLPVTPPNAAAALTWVTGIYLVAALIGIGSRVWKPLVRYYSAPDWLVLAFRPALRVLLGMFALGGVVVVAGLLWSWNVVGELLARGDHWTGVLGLTVMSILYLPNVIIGAAAVLAGSTVHFGDIHLSLFEATGGDLPALPVLAAVPTGPAAAFWPVLLAVPATIGALLGRFAAQRTLQAKADGAPVGSADASWTVLAAAAGAGLVTALATWVAGGPLGVFGTVGANWWLAGILVFAWCGLLGIITAQLLVWREGRLAAAALRADTEVAEETPEDAADAADATEADDTADAGADTELEAPEGETPALEAPVAEDADDADADDEEESSVEDTTAAEREVAEVDGDEAAAVEEDEAAEDDAESLEDDADADDVIDAEVVEVVDEDDAEDEGEPDEEVANKAEKGAD
- the purN gene encoding phosphoribosylglycinamide formyltransferase, which produces MTASRDQLPPTAPARLVVLASGTGSLLRSLLDATRTDGYPATVVAVGVDRQCPAEGHAADEGIPSFRVALRDFEDRTSWDRALTDAVAAHEPDLVVSAGFMKILGSAFLERFAGRIINTHPALLPSFPGAHAVADALAYGVKITGSTVHLVDGGVDTGPILAQEAVQVLDDDDEDTLHERIKVVERRLLAEMVAAVATRGVVSDGRKAVIPGDRT
- the purH gene encoding bifunctional phosphoribosylaminoimidazolecarboxamide formyltransferase/IMP cyclohydrolase yields the protein MTERKTVRRALVSVYDKSGLVELATGLHAAGVELVSTGSTAKTIADAGVPVTKVEELTGFPECLEGRVKTLHPRVHAGILADTRKQDHLDQIADLGIETFELVVVNLYPFTQTVASGASPDECVEQIDIGGPSMVRAAAKNHPSVAVVVDPAAYGDVLAAVEGGGFTLEQRKRLAAQAFQHTAAYDVAVASWMNSGYAAPEGDESQFPAWTGATWTRANVLRYGENPHQAAALYVNEAGEPGLAQAEQFHGKEMSYNNYQDADAAWRAAHDHSEPCVAIIKHANPCGIAIADDIATAHRNAHECDPVSAFGGVIAANREVSVEMAEQVAEIFTEVIIAPSYADGAVDVLSRKKNIRILRADSPKSAPVEIRQISGGLLLQERDVLTADGDSTANWQLACGEAADEATLRDLEFAWRACRAVKSNAILLASGGATVGVGMGQVNRVDSARLAVTRAGDRVAGSVAASDAFFPFADGLQVLTEAGVKAIVQPGGSVRDNEVIEAAREAGVTLYLTGARHFAH
- a CDS encoding alpha/beta hydrolase, which produces MSDTEITFSSGDVTLHGSLRVPVSMRGPVPAVLLLAGSGPTDRNGDSALLPGSIGTLRHLADVLERKGFASLRYDKFGSGVTGLGPYSVDDVADLGFSTFIDGAADALAFLGSQRGVDPERLYVVGHSEGALIALSLAQDNDSIAGLGLLEPLAVRLLDLLTAQIDAQLDAVVAAGQLPVQIADELRVALTGAVESLRADGTLSDTLPEPLRNAGLVPANAKALAEEDALDPRMLAAQVAGDLPVLTAVSSKDIQVRVEDVDALDAALVHTRLTSLRMTRTNHVLKDIGDQQSTGADYVADLPFSDEFTSGFEAWVDKLRG
- a CDS encoding DUF4126 domain-containing protein; translated protein: MDTWILAALLGLGLAAATGLRTFLPLLLLSAAVHFELFGVVLNESMQWLGSTSALVALTIATAVEVVADLVPFVDNALSALGTVTRPVAGALAAWAAFASLDPAMAALAGIVIGAPTALAVSTAQTGTRVASTATTAGFGNPVLSIVESVTSFVTSLIALLAPLLVVPLLALFGWLGVRGYRRVRRARSSRTKPTPHRGALDTGRSGDF
- a CDS encoding ATP-binding protein — encoded protein: MTSPTPRPSTVGELRASGHVQRSVKDEIRHNLLAALRDGTDPWPGILGFEDTVVPQLERALIAGHDVVLLGERGQGKTRLLRTLPLLLDEWTPVIAGSELGEHPYEPITPASIRRAAELGDDLPVAWRHRSERYAEKLATPDTSVADLVGDVDPVKVAEGRSLGDPETIHFGLVPRAHRGIVAVNELPDLAERIQVSLLNVMEERDIQVRGYTLRLPLDVLLVASANPEDYTNRGRIITPLKDRFGAEIRTHYPTRLEDEIAVIEQEAHLQSRVPDYLFEILARFTRLLRESTSVDQRSGVSARFAVAGAETVSAAALHRGAVLGEDDPVARPVDLGTVVEVLRGKVEFESGEEGREFEILDHLLRRATAETARSRLAGVDLGPLVAAVEQGDPVVTGERITAKVLLDELPELPVLDAVAERLGATDTGTRAAAVELALEGLYLARRIAKDTGDDGSAVYSR
- a CDS encoding vWA domain-containing protein: MSRSARYGPYTGGDPLAPPVDLRDALAAIGDDVMAGASPKRALRELLRRGQDGMRGLDKLAAQTNRRRRQLLDRTNLDGTLREVRELLDRAVLEERKELARALDDDARFAEMRIEELPPSTAQAVQELADYDWRSAQARQDYEKIRDLLGREMLDQRFAGMKQALERATDEDRQRISEMLDDLNELLDKHSRGEDTEEDFEQFMAEHGEFFPENPQNVEELLDSLAQRAAAAQRLRNSLTPEQRDELDALAQQAFGSSDLMSRLDRLDGHLRAARPGEDWTGSEQVRGEQGMGLGEATSALQELSELDQLAEQLSQQYAGASLDDIDLDALARHLGPEAAADARTLAELEKELQRQGFFDRGADGQWRLSPKAMRRLGEAALRDVVNRISSRTGQRESRRAGVLGEPTGASKTWEFGDTEPWDVVRTLTNATLRSPGLPVRMSVQDVEVIETEQRTQAAVALLVDTSFSMVMDGRWVPMKRTALALNHLVSTRFRGDALQLIAFGRHARVVSAPELAGLDGVYEQGTNLHHALMLAGRHLRRHPNAQPVVFVVTDGEPTAHLEPDGFAAFDYPPSARTLGLTVRELDHIARLGAQVTIFRLGSDPGLARVVDVLARRVGGRVVAPDVDGLGAAVVADYVRARRRS